The Streptococcus respiraculi sequence GTCTTGCAACAGGCTGATCGAATCGGTGGAATTGTAGGAGCAGTCAGTGCCAATTTAACCTTTGATATAGAGTATCAGACGGCTCTTGAAATTGCGCTTGGTGGAGCGAGTCAGCATGTGATTGTCGAAGATGAGGCAACAGCCAAGTCCGCCATTGCTTTCTTGAAACAACATCGGCAAGGTCGGGCTACCTTTTTGCCGTTGACCACGATTAAACCGCGCCATTTAGCAAGTCATCTCTTGAGCCAATTGCAATCTGCGACAGGATTTTTAGGCTTAGCAAGTGATTTGGTTAGCTTTGATGTTCGGTTAGAACCTATTTTCCAAAATTTACTGGGAACGATAGCCATTTTTGATACGATAGAGCATGCCAATCAGGCTGCGCGGGCGACCAAATTCCAAGTGCGTCTGGTAACCTTAGACGGTACCGAAATTCGCCCTGGTGGAGCTTTTGCAGGAGGAAGCAATCGTACCAATAATACCACTTTTGTTAAGCCAGAATTAGACCTGCTAGCAGAAGAAATAGCAGTTTTAAGCAAGGAATTGCAGGAGCAAGAACAGCTAGTAGCTGGGAAAAAAGAAGAAGCAGAAGCCATTCGTCAATCTCTGGAAGAAACAAAAGAATTTGGTGAGGAGGCGCGCCTTGTTGAGCAACGGATTCGCTTCTCTTATGAACAGCTAGCCGATAAGCTTGGGGAATTACAGACCTTGTACGATGTGCAAGTAGGACAGGCAGGTCAAAGCATCTTATCTGACTTGCAGGATTTGGCAAGTAATTACCAGACACAGCTTGCTGATTTTAGTGAGAAAAAGGCTAAGTTGACAGAGCAGATTGAGGAGATGAAGACCAATCGCTATGCCATTCAAGAGCAGGTGCAGACCTTGCAAGAAAGTCTATCAAGCCTGAAAGTCACTCAGAGCGAGCGGATCAGTGAAGTACGCTTTGAGCAGACAGACATCACGCGCCTGCAAGAAGAAGAAGCAAGTGTTGTGCATGAAATGGAGCTTTTGCAGGCTGTCATTGATCAGAAAGTAGAAGCGCAGGATGATACGAGCTTAGAGATGTTAGAAGAGCAATTGCTGGCAGCTAAAAGCAAGCAGACCGAGACCAATCAGCTTCTCATCCGCCTCAAGTTAGAACTTGAAGATATTGAGGGGCAATTCGAAGATATTCAGTCACGGTTAGAGCAAATGCGCTTGAAAAATGACGAGTTGATTCGCAAGCAAGCCAAGCTCGAGGCAGATTATGAGCAAGAAGCTGGTCGGCTCAAGACCTTGCTGGCTAATTTGACAGAGCATTATAAAATGAGTTTTGAAGAAGCGCAGACAAAGGCTGAAGTCCTAGAAGATTTGACTCGTGCAGAGCAGACCCTCAAAGACTTAGAACGTGCCATTCGTGCGTTGGGGCCTGTCAACTTAGAAGCGATTGCCCAGTACGAAGAAGTGTATCAGCGCTTGACCTTCTTAAATGAACAGCGTGAGGATATCTTATCAGCCCGTAATCTCTTGCTCGATACCATTCATGAAATGGATGACGAGGTCAAGGAACGCTTTAAACAGACCTTTGAAGCCATTCGCGAGAGCTTTAAGCGGACTTTTAAGCAAATGTTTGGTGGCGGGTCAGCAGATTTAATTTTGACTAGTCCAGATATTTTGACTGCAGGCGTAGAGATTTCCGTTCAGCCGCCGGGTAAGAAAATCCAGTCTCTGAATTTGATGTCTGGTGGTGAAAAAGCCTTGTCAGCCCTTGCTCTTCTCTTTTCAATTATCCGCGTGAAGACCATTCCGTTTGTTATTTTGGATGAGGTGGAAGCCGCGCTTGATGAGGCCAATGTCAAACGTTTTGGGGATTATCTCAATCGATTTGATAAGTCCAGCCAATTTATTGTCGTTACCCACCGTAAGGGGACAATGGCAGCAGCAGATGCCATGTATGGGGTGACCATGCAAGAGTCAGGCGTATCAAAGATTGTCTCTGTTAAGTTGAAAGATATAGAAAGTGTGTAGGTGGATAGATGATAAAGAAGATAATTGCCACCGAAATCGGAATAAGGAAATTGATACAATAGAATACAAAGAAAGCCTTGGAAATAGCAGTTTCCAAGGCTTTTTAGCTACCTATAGTAAAAGAGAAAAGTTGTAAGAGTAGATGTTTTTTATTGAGACACCCTTGATTGGTATATCGTTAAAAGGTAGAGAATGATTCCCCTTATTCTTTGTTGACTAGTTTATCAAAATGGCTAGTGTAGTGTAATTTTAATTTATCCTCTCCTAAAATATCAAGTACTTGTATAGCCTGTTTCATTTTTTCAGTTCCACTAGTTGATTGGCAACGTTTAAATTCAAAGTAACCAATTGCATAGAGAAAAACTGTCTGTTCATAAAAGTTTAATTCGTTATCTAACAATACTTTTATCTCATCAATTAAATAGAAGCAGTTAGTAAATTCTTCCATATCTATGCTAAGGATTAAACAATTGATAGCAAGCTGAGTGACAGCTCGTTTATTAGTTTTATTCAATGAAGGGTATATGTAATTGTTTAACATTTCTTTCGTCAATAGAAAGTAGGAGTTATAGTTAATTGTTCGTACACAGTTACCTAATAAAATGATTTCATAGTATCCCCATTTTTCAACTTTAAAGAGATAATCTGTTAACTGAAGCAATTCATCATCTGATGGAATGATGCTTGAATCCATTGTGTGTAAAATGGATTTTACCATTGTTTTTTCAAAAGAATCTAAAGTGTAATTTGAGGAATCAGAAAGTAGAGATTGTATATTATTGATGTTTTGTGATGAATATTGCTTACGAATATACTGAACCAAATTAACGAATGACTCGGTTTTGGTATAGTCCTGATCATGTAAAATAAGAAATTCATCTAACGTAATGTGTAATTTGTCTAAAATATTGATCAGTCGTATACATGATATTTCTGATTCTCCACGCTCAAATCGGGATATTTGCGATTTTGAAAGATGCTCATCAGCTACAGAACATAGACTGATTTGTTTGCCTTTACGAACTTTTCTAAGTGTGATGCCAAGTTTTGATTTCATGATTTTTCCCATTTTCCCAACAAAAAGATGACTTAGTTTTATTTATTGTACAATAAATAAAACTTGAAAGGAAGTCTAAATATGAAGAAAGTTCGAAAGTTCTAAAATGAAGTGACTTACTAGAATATAGAAAAAGAAAAAGAATTATTCTAGAAGTATTTGACATAATAGCTAATATGGAAACTCTTTTCAGTGAATTGAATAATTTTTTTAGTACGGAGGAAGTATTATGAAGATAATGATTATTTCTGGTGGAAACAGTGACGAAAATAAAATTTCAATGCTTTCAGGTCAGAGTATATGTAAAGCTTTAAAAAGATTAGGACATGAAGTAGTAATTCAACAAATCCCTTCCTTAGTAACTAATAGTGATATAGGGTCTTTTCTTATATCTAACATTGAACAATATAAGAAAGTAGATATTGTATTCATAGCGTTACATGGTGGAGTTGGTGAAAATGGACAATTACAAAGTATCTTAGATGCTTTTGGGATAAGATACACTGGTTCAGGTTATATAGGTAGCGTGTTAGCTATGGATAAACATATAACAAAAGCTCTATTGAATTACCATGGAATTAAAACTCCTAATGGGATATTACTATCTAAAGAAGAGTTAGAAAGTTTCAGTGTTACGGAACATAATTTGGAATGTCCTTTAATCATAAAACCTAATAATAATGGTTCTAGTTTTGGTGTTGAAATTTTTAATTCAATTGATGAATTCTACGATATTAAAGAGAATGTGACAAAATTTGGACAGAGTTTTCTAATAGAAGAAAAGATAGAGGGGCGTGAATTTTCTGTAGGTATTGTAGGTGATATGACTTTACCACCTATTGAAATTATTGTTGAAGATGGTTTTTATGATTTTGAACATAAATATAATGGTAGCACTAAGGAAGTTGTACCTGCCCTTATTTCAAAAGAATTAGAAACAAAAATTAAAGAGATTTCAAAAAAAGTTCATAAAATATTACGTTTAGATGCATATTCCAGAATAGATTGTATAGTTGATAAAAATAATGATATATATGTTATTGAAGCTAATTCCTTACCGGGTATGACAGAGTATAGTTTACTACCTCAGGAAGCAGCAGCTGTTGGAATTTCTTACGAAAAATTATGCGAGCAGATAATTCTTGAATCTATAAAAAAATATAAACTTTGAGGTGTTCAGCCATCAATGGGATTACTGAATTTAAGAATATGATATACAAATGAATAATTAGGCAAAACGATTGTAATTAGGATTGTTTCAAAAATTAATAATTAAAAATATTTATAGGTTAAAGAGGAAATTTTAATATGAAAGGACGCCATAACTTATTATTTATTGTTGCAAGTAAATGTATATCTAAGATTGGAGATATCATGTTTGATTTTGCCAATAATACCTTTCTTGCTGGTCTTAATCCAACATCTCTATCAATGGTTGCAATTTATCAATCATTAGAAAGTATGATAGGTGTTCTATTTAATTTATTTGGTGGAGTTATTGCAGATAGTTTCAAGCGGAAAAAAATTATTATTACTACAAATATCTTATGTGGTATTGCTTGCATAACTCTTTCATTCATATCTCAAGAACAGTGGCTGGTTTATGCCATTGTATTAACGAATATCATCTTGGCATTTATGAGTGCCTTTTCTGGACCATCCTATAAGGCTTTTACTAAGGAAATTGTAAAGAAAGATCATATTGCCCAATTAAATTCACTACTTGAAACAACAAGTACTATAATTAAAGTAACAATACCTATGGTAGCAATTTTCTTATATAATATACTAGGCATACATGGTGTATTATTATTGGACGGATTATCATTTCTAATTGCTGCGTTACTGATTTTCTTTATTGTACCTGTTAATGAAGAAATAGTCACAAAGGAGAAAGTGACAATAAGTGGGGTCTTTAATGACTTAAAAGTAGGCTTCAAGTATGTTTATAGCCATAAGTCAATCTTTATTATTATAGTTCTTTCTGCCCTCGTTAATTTTTTTCTAGCAGCTTATAATTTATTGTTGCCTTATAGCAATCAAATGTTTGGAGAAATTTCATCTGGACTTTATGGAACATTTCTAACAGCGGAAGCAATCGGTGGATTTATTGGAGCGATATTAAGTGGTTTTGTGAATAAAGAGTTATCAAGTAAGAGATTAATGTTATTTTTATCGTTATCAGGGCTAATGTTAATGCTTGCTACACCATTCTATATTATGTTTCGTAATGTAATTATTTTAGCTTTTTCTCCAGCATTATTTAGTTTATTTCTCTCTATCTTTAACATCCAGTTTTTCTCTATTGTCCAGAGAGATGTTGATAGTGAGTTTTTAGGAAGAGTATTTGGTATTATCTTTACAGTAGCTATTCTTTTTATGCCCGTCGGGACTGGCTTTTTCTCAGTGGTATTAAATCCTAGCAATACCTTTAATCTTTTTATTATTGGTGTGTGTATTACTATGTTATCATTAGTAGTTGGAATATTATTTAAAAAGTATAATGTAAATTAACGCTTTAGATTTCTTTCTAGAGTAGGCAGATATTTTTAAGCAACTAGCTATTATAGGCGTCCATAATCCATAACAAGTTATTTATACGCCTGCCCTATTTCTTTAGGTAACGCCATAACTGGAGGCTTCCCTTATGATCAAACAACCGATTGTCCATTTAGAACCGCTACTAGCCTTACGAAAATTCCAGAAAAAATGAGGATGAGGTAAAGGACTCACTCATGAAAAAGGGAACTTGTAATCAAGAGTTATGGCGAATCAGTGTTGAAAAGGTGGATATAAAAGAGTGCAATAACCTTCAAAAATGGAGTTCAGACTGTTTTATAAAAAGGAAGGGTGTGTCAAAAGGATACGCCTTTTTTGTTTATCTGTGATATAATAAAAGAAGATATTTTGGGATACTTTGCATACCCTTCTGGGATTTCGCGTCCTCTTGAAAGGAAAAGATTTGAAAAGATGTTCTCGATTTCACGATACAAGGAGGTCTACATATAGATGATAAAGAAAATAATTGCAACCGATATGGATGGGACATTCCTCAGAGAAGACCATCAGTTCAACCGAGAACGTTTTTGCAAGATTTTGAATCAATTTCATGAAAAAGGTTATCTATTTGCGGCAGCAAGTGGGCGGTCGTTACTGAGTTTACAAGATGTCTTTCAAGGCTTTGAAGACGAGATGGCTTTTATCGCTGAAAATGGCTCCTTTGTATCCTATAAGGGAGAGGTTATTTTTGAAGATCAGCCGATTGCTCCTGAGGTCTATATGGATATTGTTCGCAAGGTAGAAGAAGGTCCATACGGTAGCAGTAGCTTTGTTGTCTTGTCAGGACGTAATGGTGCCTATTTATTAACGAGCGCAGAGCAATCCTATATTGATATGATTTCGCAGTTTTATTTGAATACCTACTTGGTGTCGGACTTTTCTGAAGTGACAGAAGATATTGTCAAAGTCATTGCAACTTTTCCAGATGGGAAGTTAGAAGCTGGTCAGGAGTGGTTGAATGAGCAATTTGATAGTGTGACTGCTGTGACAACCGGATTTGAATCAGTAGATATCATCTTATCAGACAGCCATAAGGCAGTAGGTTTGTATCATTTGTGCGAGCATTTTGGCGTGGATGTTGAGAATGTTGTCGCCTTTGGCGACAATCAAAATGACTTGGAAATGCTTGATTTTGCAGGAACTGCTCTTGCGACAAGCAATGCCAAGCCAGAAGTTAAAGCAGTAGCAGATGCAGTCATCGGTCACTGTAATGATGAAGCGGTTTTGGCGTATATGGAGGAAATGCTAAATGAGTATTAAATTGATTGCCCTTGACTTGGACGGGACTTTGCTGACATCTGACAAGCGGATTTCAGCAGAAAATAAAAAAGCACTTCAAGCAGCGCGCGATAAGGGAGTTTATGTCGTTTTGACGACAGGACGTCCCTTAAAAGCAATTGAACAGTTCCTAGAGGAGTTGGACTTGCTTGGAGAAGGTCAGTATTCTATTACCTTTAATGGTGGACTCGTCCAAGAAAACACTGGTCGTATCTTAGAACAAACAGGCTTTTCCGTAGACGATGTTCGGGCGATTCGTGAGGTGACCAATCAACTTGAATTGCCGCTTGATGCGATTCATGAGGGAGACGTCTATTCCTTAGATGCCGCTCATGAATCGCTATATTCAAGCTGCAATCCGCTGTTACACATTATTCCAACGACAGATGCTAGTCTACCAGAGGGATTGACTTACAATAAAGCCGTGACCGCGATTGATGCTAGCTTTTTGGATCAACAGATTGCTAAATTGCCGGCAGCTTTATATGATCGATTTGAGATTTTTAAATCGCGGGATATTCTCTTAGAATGGAGCCCTAAGGGCGTTCATAAAGCTAATGGGCTTGCCAAATTGATTCAGCACTTGGGAATTGATCAGTCGGAAGTCATGGCCTGTGGTGATGAAGAAAATGATTTGAGCATGGTTAAATGGGCTGGTCTAGGTGTTGCGATGGCAAATGCAAGTTCAACATTAAAAGAAGTTGCCAAGGTGGTCTTGCCATTGACCAATGATGAGCATGGAATCGCTTGGGCGATTGAACAATACGTAGTAAGTGAGGAATAGGATGGGGCTATTTGATCGATTATTTGGACGCAAAGACAAAGAAGAAGTGCCTGTTCTGGACGAAAGTCATGCAGAGCAGGTGGTGGAAGACCAGGTTGAGCTAGAAGAAGAAGTTTCCGTTCTGACAGAGGAGCGCCTTCAAGCACATGAAGAAAGCGGAGATGTAGCTGAAAAGGCAGCAGAGGACATCACTGAAGAGACTGTAACGATAGAAGGCTTTTCTACTGAGGCTGCTGAAGAAGCGGTAGTTGTAGAAGAGGATTCTACTGAAGTTGCTGAAGTAGAATTGGATGCGAAGAAACAGCAAACCTTGGACTTCATGGCGGACTACTATGCAGTCAAGGAAGCGGCTGCCGCGCGTGTAAAAGAATCAAAAGAAAACGGAGAAGCTCCTCAGACCAAACAGGGGCCAGCAGAAGAAGAGCCAGCACCACAGCCAGTAGCTGAGAGCGAGGAAGCAAAATATCAGCGTACTTTGAAAAAAACGCGGACTGGTTTTGGTGCCAAGCTCAATGAATTCTTTGCTAATTTCCGCTCGGTAGATGAGGACTTCTTTGAAGAATTAGAAGAGTTGCTGATTACGAGTGACGTAGGTGTACAAGTGGCTTCTAACTTGACCGAAGAGCTGCGCTACGAAGCTCGCCTAGAAAATGCGAAAAAGCCAGAAGCTTTGCGCCGTTTGATTATTGAAAAGCTAGTTGAGATTTACGAAAAAGACGGTCGATTCAGCGAGCAAATAGCCTTTCAAGATGATTTGACAGTCATGCTCTTTGTCGGGGTTAATGGTGTCGGGAAAACAACTTCTATCGGGAAACTAGCCTATCGTTACAAACAGGCAGGCAAGAAAGTGATGTTAGTTGCAGCAGACACTTTCCGTGCGGGTGCAGTAGCTCAGTTGGTGGAGTGGGGACGTCGAGTGGGCGTACCTGTTGTGACAGGACCTGAGAAATCAGACCCAGCTAGCGTCGTCTTTGACGGTATGGAAAGAGCGATGGCAGAGCAGGTAGATATCCTCATGATTGATACAGCAGGTCGTTTGCAAAATAAGGATAACCTCATGGCAGAGTTAGAAAAGATTGGCCGGATCATCAAGCGTAGTCTTCCTAATGCACCGCATGAGACCCTGTTAGCCCTCGATGCTTCAACTGGTCAAAATGCTCTTGTTCAAGCCAAGGAATTTTCAAAAATCACCCCACTGACAGGTTTAGTCTTGACCAAATTGGACGGGACCGCACGTGGTGGAGTTGTGCTTGCCATTCGCCAAGAATTGGATATTCCGGTGAAGCTCATCGGATTTGGGGAAAAGATTGACGACATCGGTGAATTTAATTCCGAATCCTTTATGCGAGGTTTGTTAGAAGGTTTAGTATAGTCATTTCATTTTTATCTATCTTAACTCGTATTGCTGAGTAGGCAATTCAAATGAAAAGATTACACAAGAAAAATCCAATCAATTGATTGGATTTTTCGGCTCTATAATATCTGTAGTGGGTACGCCCGCCGCAGAGATTATGGAGCCTTTTAGAGTGTAGAAAAAAAGTCCCATATGACCTATAATGAAAAGCGACAAAACTATCATTTTAGAAAGACTCATATGGAACAACTAAATCTTATCACAAATTTTCTCAGAATGAAAGACAAAAATATCACTATCACTAATGAATCCGACATGGGAACTCACTTAGAACTCTACGGTCACTTGGATTATACAGCCCCTAAATGCCCTTCCTGCAAGGGACAAATGGCTAAGTACGATTTCCAGAAAGCCTCTAAAATCCCCTACTTAGAAACTGCTGGCTACCCGCTACTTATCCGCCTTCGAAAGCGTCGTTTCAAGTGCAAGGAATGTGGGAAAATGGCGGTCGCTGAATCTCCTCTTGTTAAGAAGAACCATCAAATATCTGTCGCTGTCAACCAGAAAATCGCACAATTACTCATCGAAAATCAAGCAATGACACATATCGCACACAGACTCTCCATTTCAGCTTCATCTGTAAGTCGAAAGCTAAATGAGTTTAAGTTTGAAACGGAGTGGGGTAAGCTCCCAGAAGTCATGTCCTGGGATGAGTATGCCTTCAAGAAAGGGAAAATGAGCTTTATTGTTCAAGATTTTGACACAAATAACATCATCGCTATCCTTGATGGGCGGACGCAGGCGGTCATCCGAAATCACTTTCTGAGATACCCTAGACAGGTTAGAAACCGCGTCAAAGTCATTACCATGGATATGTTTAGCCCCTACTACAAATTGGCCAGACCCTTCGCTCTCCAATTTCTAAGCTCAGGCTGAAACAGTCTATTCCCAGACTGTTTCACTCCCACATGCCAAAATCGTACTTGATCGTTTCCACATTGTGCAACATCTCAGCCGTGCTATGAATCGTGTCCGCATACAAATCATGAATCAATTCGATAGAAAATCTCTTGAGTATCGAGCCTTGAAACGCTACTGGAAATTGATACAACAGGATAGCCGTAAACTCAGTTATAAGCGGTTCTATCGCCCGACTTTTCGCATGCACTTAACCAACCAGGAGATTGTCGCTAAACTGCTCGGCTATTCTCAAGAACTGAGAGAACACTACGAGCTCTATCAACTACTGCTTTTTCACTTCCAGGAGAAGCAAGCTGACCAGTTTTTTGGACTTATCCAAGACGCTCGGCAGACTGTCGACCCGATTTTCCAGACCGTATTTAATACCTTTTTGAAGGACAAGGAGAAGATTCTCAACGCCATGGAATTGCCTTACTCAAATGCCAAACTTGAGGCGACGAATAATCTCATCAAAGTCATCAAACGCAATGCCTTTGGATTTCGGAACTTTGAAAACTTCAAAAAGCGGATTTTGATTGCCATCAACATCAAAAAAGAGAAGACCAAGCTGATCCTCTCTAGATGTTAGCTGACATCTACCCACTACAGTTGACAAAGAGCCGATTTTTCTTGTGTAATGGATTGAGAAAGGGATAGGACAAGGCAAGGAGTTGCAGATAGAACTGGCGTCCATCAAAGTGACCTAACGATGCCTTAATCTTTATTCAATTGTATATTATGTTACAACAAACCTCGTTCGCGATACCAGACATCTGGTGTCCACACCCATTTACTGCCGTAGCTTTCTAATAGATCAAATGCGGCTTGGGGTCCCATGCTTCCTGCTGGGTAGTAGTGGAGTGGTACTTGGTTGTCCTGCCAGATACGAACCACCTGGTCGATAAATTGCCAGCTGGCCTTGACTTCTTCCCAATGGCTAAAGTTGGTTGAATCTCCGTGTAAAACATCAAAGAAGAGTTTTTCGTAGGCTTCTGGTGAATTGCCAAGAGCAGTCGCATTGTGGCGGAAGTTGAGCTTAGCAGGTGTGAGTGCAAAGTGGGAACCGACTTCTTTTCCGTTGATGGTGAGGGAGAATCCTTCGGTTGGCTGAATGTAAATAGTCAAGATATTCTTTTCGGCGTGCTGCCCAAAGATATCCTGCGCATGCTTAAAGACAATGGTAATCCGAGTTCCTTTTTCCGTCAAGCGTTTACCGGTACGGAAGAAGAATGGTACATCACGAAAGGCATCAGTGTCGACGAAGAAGACTCCACTCGCAAAGGTTTCTGTCTGAGAATTTTCTGCGATATTTGGCTCTTCCAGATAGCCAACATAGTCGTTTCCGTCAATGTGTCCTGCAGTGTATTGTCCTCTGATGAAATTGCGTTTGATTTCTTCTTCTGTCTGCTGTTTCAGATGTTGGAAGACCTTGATTTTCTCTGCTCGTACGTCTGCTTCGTTGAAACTTCTCGGCTTATCCATAGCAAGAAGTGAGAGAACCTGTAGGGCATGATTTTGAATCATGTCTTTTAAGGCACCCGAATGGTCGTAGTACCCCCCACGGTCTTCAACGCCGATCGATTCTGCGAAGTTGATTTGGACAGATTCGATATAATCACGATTCCAAATATGTTCAAAAATAATATTGGCAAACCGCACGGCAAAGATATTTTGCACCATTTCTTTACCAAGGTAATGGTCGATGCGGTAAATCTGCTCTTCTTCAAAGGTTTCTGACAATTCCTGATTGAGCTTTTCGGCTGTCTTTAAGCTTGTTCCGAATGGTTTTTCGATGATGAGGCGCTCAAAGCCTTTTCCATCAACAATTTGTTCGGATTTCAAGTGTTTGGCAATGGTTCCGAAAAATTCAGGCGCCATTGATAGGAAGAAAACCTTGTTATGCCTAGTTTCGTATTTTACTCCTAATTCTTCCTGCAATTGTTTCAGAGCAATGTAATGTTCGGTATCGTTGACATCGTGGCTCTGGTAGTAAAAATGGCTGGCAAATTCATGCGCCTGACGCGTATTGTCTGGTAAATCTCCGAGCGATTCAATCACGACTTGTTCAAAATATTCCTTGGTCCAAGGGCGACGCGCTGTACCAATCACAGCAAAGTGTTGACCGATATGCCCAGCCTTATACAATCGAAAAAGTGAGGGATAAAGTTTGCGCTTGGCAAGATCCCCGCTCGCTCCAAAAATAGTAAATAATACGTGTGATGACATAGATAAGTTCCAATCTGTAGAATTTAATAGTAGTATATCATAAATTGTCAGAAAATTCACCTCCTACTCGTCAAAAATCGATTGTGCAAGGTTGGAAATAGAACGAGAAAGGCTCGTCTCCACTGAACCACTAGTTTGGACTGATGTTAGCTAAGGATTATTATATAATCCTTATTTCCCACCTTCAACAGTCCCTCGGACTGATGTTAGCTGAGGATTATTTCATAATCCCTATTTC is a genomic window containing:
- the zwf gene encoding glucose-6-phosphate dehydrogenase, which produces MSSHVLFTIFGASGDLAKRKLYPSLFRLYKAGHIGQHFAVIGTARRPWTKEYFEQVVIESLGDLPDNTRQAHEFASHFYYQSHDVNDTEHYIALKQLQEELGVKYETRHNKVFFLSMAPEFFGTIAKHLKSEQIVDGKGFERLIIEKPFGTSLKTAEKLNQELSETFEEEQIYRIDHYLGKEMVQNIFAVRFANIIFEHIWNRDYIESVQINFAESIGVEDRGGYYDHSGALKDMIQNHALQVLSLLAMDKPRSFNEADVRAEKIKVFQHLKQQTEEEIKRNFIRGQYTAGHIDGNDYVGYLEEPNIAENSQTETFASGVFFVDTDAFRDVPFFFRTGKRLTEKGTRITIVFKHAQDIFGQHAEKNILTIYIQPTEGFSLTINGKEVGSHFALTPAKLNFRHNATALGNSPEAYEKLFFDVLHGDSTNFSHWEEVKASWQFIDQVVRIWQDNQVPLHYYPAGSMGPQAAFDLLESYGSKWVWTPDVWYRERGLL